A single region of the Prevotella sp. HUN102 genome encodes:
- a CDS encoding IS4 family transposase yields the protein MSYANIIFSRFGFVLLQIVLQEAELMNQGKTVFAQIMSLIPRYEFDKCVKRYNGNRHAIGFKCRDQFMVMSFAQFTDQISLRSIDATLVALSSKLYSSGIKYIQRSTLAHINETKDWRIYHDFGQSLIAWARELYQDEPSRLDVDGIVYAFDSSTIKLCLQLCPWARLHHDKGGVKMHTLLDLRGSIPTFIHLTEAAVHDSKTMSLIPVEPGSYYLMDKGYVDFRQLFNHFHRQQAFFVTRAKDNMRYEVVEERPVDKQTGVTNDTIVRLTGPRTSKWYPDTLRMVVYEDYATGNVYRFLTNDFTHSYLTIAELYRERWQVECFFKWIKQRMHINSFYGTSQNAVFSQIWIAICDYLLLAIAKKVYHIEQDLYILSAAIGKVLFERKPLGELFVKPKRPQNDSNDGQQILWKNFFGQ from the coding sequence ATGAGTTACGCGAATATTATTTTTTCGAGATTTGGTTTTGTACTTTTGCAAATCGTATTGCAAGAGGCAGAACTCATGAATCAAGGAAAGACCGTATTCGCTCAAATCATGTCGCTCATACCAAGATATGAGTTCGACAAGTGCGTAAAGAGATACAACGGCAATAGACATGCCATCGGCTTCAAATGCAGAGACCAGTTTATGGTGATGAGCTTTGCCCAGTTCACCGACCAGATTAGTCTCCGCAGCATTGATGCGACGCTGGTGGCTCTCTCTTCCAAGCTCTATTCGAGTGGAATAAAGTATATCCAACGTTCGACTTTGGCCCATATCAATGAGACCAAGGATTGGCGTATATACCATGATTTTGGGCAGAGCCTGATAGCCTGGGCAAGAGAGCTGTACCAGGACGAACCGTCCCGGCTTGACGTGGATGGCATCGTGTATGCCTTTGACAGCAGCACCATCAAACTGTGCCTCCAGCTTTGCCCGTGGGCTCGTCTGCATCATGACAAAGGGGGTGTAAAGATGCATACACTTCTGGATTTGCGTGGCTCCATACCAACCTTCATCCATCTGACGGAGGCTGCTGTTCATGATTCCAAGACCATGAGTCTGATTCCCGTAGAACCAGGAAGCTACTATCTCATGGACAAGGGTTATGTTGACTTCAGACAGTTGTTCAACCACTTCCATCGTCAGCAGGCTTTCTTTGTGACAAGGGCAAAAGATAACATGAGGTATGAGGTAGTTGAGGAACGTCCTGTAGACAAACAGACAGGAGTTACAAACGACACCATTGTCAGACTTACAGGACCAAGAACCTCCAAGTGGTATCCAGACACACTGCGTATGGTTGTTTACGAAGATTATGCCACAGGTAACGTCTACAGATTCTTGACCAATGACTTTACTCATTCCTACCTGACAATCGCAGAACTCTACAGGGAACGCTGGCAAGTGGAGTGCTTCTTCAAATGGATAAAGCAGCGAATGCACATCAACTCGTTCTACGGAACGAGCCAGAATGCTGTATTCTCGCAGATTTGGATTGCTATCTGCGATTATCTGCTGCTTGCCATTGCAAAGAAAGTGTACCATATTGAACAGGATCTCTATATTTTATCGGCTGCCATCGGGAAGGTTCTCTTTGAGAGGAAACCCTTAGGCGAACTATTCGTTAAACCAAAACGTCCTCAGAATGACTCCAATGATGGTCAGCAGATCTTATGGAAAAATTTCTTTGGACAGTAG
- a CDS encoding TonB-dependent receptor yields the protein MQKKLKLAVLALCSSSIVCAQNTNTQVNQQNQTANVMDESAFTFTEAQLGEDNDRSDNVTILNSSSNVYASEVGYLYSPMRFRYRALNQKYNDVYINGAPMNDMETGQFRYSMVGGLNQQTKNVDFSLPFESNNFSMTGMAGSNNYDFRAGSMAAGHRLTLSAANRNYTLRGMYTYASGFNSKGWAIAANVTYRWANRGYVEGTFYNALSYFFGVQKKWNNGHSLSFSTWGNPTERASQGASTDEAYWLANDYHYNPYWGYQNGHKRNSRVVNDFAPSAIFTWDWDINDKMKLTTSIFGKYSMYKSTKLNYNNADNPAPDYWKNLPSSYYDVWNENDTRYRTSQAFADWNTAVSWWGNKANRQIQWDRLYYANRQANANGQDALYYIQAKHNDNAMVTLSSSFTNHIGKNKLFNAGVILGQNFGRHYQTIEDMLGANTIHNINTYAIGTYANGDPRIQYDLNTMGTQGRGALVYEGDKFGFDYNLNVRRASVWSNFSQTIGNIHYMVAGKLGYDNMYRRGHMRNGMFADNSFGKSRHADFVSGGGKFNGSWSMGRGHTLSLGMGYEHRAPQVSTAFASPEMNNDFVQNLRNERIFSNELSYQYAGSWLHANFSAYYNRLTNVTEWQNFYFDDANSFTYVSMTGIKKHYMGLELGLDFKLTSFLDFKALATVSDAKNINNANAVYMNSTKSTYNKETVYNEGMRESGTPLSAYSGILSFHQGGWFIDISGNFYDRIYLSYAPSLRYESTLKTMGTQFGGIDAEGNYTPYAQSKGKGGFMLDASIGKSIYLKHGSLSINLMINNVLNNEKIVTGGYEQSRSSYTINQSTGAVSTRAYDFYKNTKKYYVNGINGMLNIAYKF from the coding sequence ATGCAGAAAAAGCTGAAACTTGCAGTTCTGGCTCTATGCAGTTCATCAATAGTTTGTGCGCAAAACACGAACACACAGGTGAATCAACAGAATCAGACAGCAAATGTGATGGACGAATCAGCCTTCACATTCACAGAGGCACAGTTAGGAGAGGACAACGACAGAAGCGACAATGTTACCATCCTCAACTCTAGCAGCAACGTTTACGCATCGGAAGTGGGTTATCTCTATTCGCCTATGCGCTTCCGTTATCGTGCACTTAACCAGAAGTATAACGATGTTTACATAAACGGTGCGCCGATGAACGATATGGAAACCGGACAGTTCCGTTATTCAATGGTAGGCGGACTTAATCAACAAACCAAGAATGTGGACTTTTCATTACCGTTCGAGAGCAACAACTTCTCTATGACAGGTATGGCAGGCAGCAATAATTACGATTTCCGTGCAGGCTCAATGGCTGCAGGCCATCGTCTTACGTTGTCTGCTGCAAACCGCAACTACACTCTTCGTGGGATGTACACTTATGCGAGTGGATTCAACAGCAAAGGTTGGGCCATTGCAGCCAACGTTACCTACCGCTGGGCAAACCGTGGCTATGTAGAAGGAACTTTCTACAATGCACTTTCTTATTTCTTCGGTGTTCAGAAGAAATGGAACAACGGTCACTCACTCAGTTTCTCCACGTGGGGCAACCCTACCGAACGCGCTTCACAAGGTGCAAGTACCGATGAGGCGTATTGGTTGGCAAACGACTATCATTACAATCCATACTGGGGCTACCAGAACGGACACAAGCGCAACAGCCGCGTAGTGAACGACTTTGCTCCTTCTGCCATCTTCACTTGGGATTGGGATATCAACGACAAGATGAAACTTACCACAAGTATCTTCGGTAAGTATTCTATGTACAAGAGTACAAAGCTCAATTATAACAATGCTGACAATCCCGCACCAGACTATTGGAAGAATCTCCCAAGCAGTTACTATGACGTATGGAATGAGAACGATACCCGTTACCGTACATCGCAGGCCTTTGCCGACTGGAACACGGCTGTAAGTTGGTGGGGCAACAAGGCGAATCGCCAAATTCAGTGGGATCGTCTCTACTACGCAAACCGTCAGGCAAATGCTAACGGACAGGATGCGCTCTACTATATTCAGGCCAAGCACAATGACAATGCAATGGTTACATTGTCTTCCTCATTTACCAACCACATCGGTAAGAACAAGCTCTTCAATGCAGGTGTGATCCTCGGCCAGAACTTCGGTCGTCATTATCAGACCATTGAAGATATGCTCGGCGCAAACACTATCCACAACATCAACACTTACGCTATCGGAACTTATGCCAACGGCGACCCACGCATTCAGTATGATTTGAACACGATGGGTACTCAAGGACGTGGCGCACTTGTTTACGAAGGCGATAAGTTTGGTTTCGACTATAATCTGAATGTACGCCGCGCTTCTGTTTGGAGTAACTTCTCACAGACCATCGGCAACATTCACTATATGGTAGCCGGCAAGTTGGGTTACGATAATATGTATCGTCGCGGTCATATGCGGAACGGTATGTTCGCAGACAATTCTTTCGGCAAGAGCAGACACGCAGACTTCGTCTCCGGTGGTGGTAAGTTCAATGGTTCTTGGTCAATGGGAAGAGGACACACACTCTCATTGGGAATGGGTTATGAACACCGTGCTCCGCAAGTAAGCACAGCGTTTGCTTCTCCTGAGATGAACAATGATTTCGTTCAGAACCTCCGCAATGAACGCATCTTCTCCAACGAATTGAGCTATCAATATGCAGGCAGTTGGCTGCACGCTAACTTCAGTGCTTACTACAATCGTCTTACCAACGTAACAGAATGGCAGAACTTCTACTTTGATGATGCGAATTCATTCACATACGTTAGTATGACCGGTATCAAGAAGCACTATATGGGATTGGAACTTGGTCTTGATTTCAAGCTAACCAGTTTCCTCGACTTCAAGGCTCTTGCCACTGTAAGCGATGCCAAGAATATCAACAACGCAAACGCTGTTTATATGAATTCTACAAAGAGTACATATAATAAGGAGACAGTTTATAATGAAGGTATGCGCGAAAGTGGCACTCCCCTCTCGGCTTATAGTGGTATCCTCAGCTTCCATCAAGGTGGATGGTTCATTGACATCAGCGGCAACTTCTACGACCGTATCTATCTCTCCTATGCGCCAAGTCTCCGCTACGAAAGCACATTGAAGACAATGGGAACACAGTTTGGGGGTATTGATGCAGAAGGAAACTATACTCCATACGCTCAAAGTAAGGGTAAGGGTGGATTTATGCTCGACGCTTCAATCGGTAAAAGTATTTACCTGAAGCACGGAAGTCTGTCCATCAACCTGATGATCAACAACGTTTTGAACAATGAGAAGATTGTTACAGGTGGATACGAGCAGAGCCGTAGCAGTTATACTATCAACCAGTCTACCGGTGCAGTCTCTACACGTGCCTATGACTTCTACAAGAACACCAAGAAGTATTACGTTAATGGTATCAACGGTATGTTGAATATTGCTTATAAATTCTAG
- a CDS encoding endonuclease/exonuclease/phosphatase family protein: MRKYLFFLLAAMLFSSSSVAQKKIAVYGIGFYNQENLFDITHDEGKNDYDFLPDGSYRWNEMKYVNKLKNMSRVLAEMGTDVLPVGCAVIGLSEVENSHVLDDLVAQPSLAARGYKYVHIEGPDKRGIDCAMLYNPQFFTVNTTKLVPYVYDLPADSARATRGFLTVTGTLAGEDVAVIVCHWPSRGAGSYYRELGGKQVKVVKDSLLAENPKMKVLVMGDMNDDPNNKSMFECLSAKGDIEQVGADDMYNPWYNILVKEGKGTLQYNGKWNLFDQIVMTPNLLNKNGEKNFSELKFWKNQIFRRDYLFQETGKYKGNTKRTTAGGVWLNGYSDHLPVVAYFAKEQQ, translated from the coding sequence ATGAGAAAATACTTATTTTTCCTTTTAGCTGCAATGCTTTTCAGCAGTTCATCCGTAGCTCAAAAGAAGATTGCTGTTTATGGAATTGGCTTCTACAACCAAGAGAATCTGTTTGACATCACTCACGACGAAGGGAAAAACGATTACGATTTCCTTCCTGATGGTTCCTATCGTTGGAATGAAATGAAGTATGTGAACAAACTGAAGAATATGTCCCGCGTTTTGGCTGAGATGGGCACAGACGTATTACCCGTAGGTTGTGCCGTTATAGGTCTTAGCGAAGTTGAAAACTCACACGTGTTGGACGACCTCGTGGCGCAGCCCTCTTTAGCGGCAAGAGGCTATAAATATGTGCATATCGAAGGCCCGGACAAGCGTGGTATCGACTGCGCAATGCTTTACAATCCGCAATTCTTCACAGTGAATACAACAAAATTAGTGCCTTACGTTTATGACCTTCCGGCCGACAGTGCCCGTGCAACCCGTGGTTTCCTTACCGTTACAGGTACTTTGGCCGGCGAAGATGTAGCAGTCATTGTCTGCCACTGGCCAAGCCGTGGAGCCGGTTCCTACTATCGTGAATTGGGAGGAAAGCAGGTAAAGGTAGTCAAAGACTCTCTTCTGGCTGAAAATCCAAAGATGAAGGTGCTCGTGATGGGTGATATGAACGACGACCCTAACAATAAGAGTATGTTTGAATGCCTTTCAGCAAAAGGAGATATCGAACAGGTTGGTGCCGATGATATGTACAACCCTTGGTATAACATTTTGGTAAAAGAAGGTAAAGGAACGCTCCAATACAATGGCAAGTGGAATCTTTTCGACCAGATTGTTATGACTCCAAACCTGTTGAACAAGAATGGCGAGAAGAATTTCTCTGAACTCAAGTTCTGGAAAAATCAAATCTTCCGTCGCGACTATCTGTTCCAAGAAACAGGCAAGTACAAGGGCAACACAAAACGCACCACGGCAGGTGGGGTTTGGCTCAACGGATACTCTGACCACCTTCCTGTGGTAGCTTACTTTGCCAAGGAGCAGCAGTAA
- a CDS encoding choice-of-anchor J domain-containing protein yields MKKLIYSMVAMAMAAFTLTSCEDVPMPYSMTFEENGGGSDTPQLDPSGTGTQADPFNIAAAQQFIEAGQNLDQVVYVKGKISSIKEIDATNYGNATYYISDNGSTTNQFYVYRGYALGNVKFKSDNEIKVGDEVIVAGKLVNFNGTKEFTQGNYIYSLNGKTAGSTPSTALNTEETAFTVAQAIQKITENGGKALSAEAYVKGVISKVEFYNEKYKSISYYITDAGGTDTLQIYSGKGLNGADFNAITDLSVGQTVVVKGILKAFNGKNEMDKNNIIVSISNPTAPTSAALTASFSEGMDGFTIVDLKAIPAELGAVWKHDAKFHQMKATAFKSPTRYETQSRIVSPAFSLAGRTSAILKFQHAAKYYGSMAPTDAAKVYASTDGTNWTALPISAMPAGTDWNFIDATCDMAAFAGKSTVYIAFEYNSTTTDACTWEIKNVTVE; encoded by the coding sequence ATGAAAAAGTTAATTTATTCAATGGTTGCTATGGCTATGGCAGCATTTACCCTCACAAGTTGTGAAGATGTGCCAATGCCATACAGTATGACATTTGAAGAAAACGGAGGTGGCTCTGATACTCCTCAACTCGACCCATCCGGTACCGGTACACAGGCTGACCCATTCAATATTGCTGCTGCTCAGCAATTCATCGAAGCAGGGCAGAATCTCGATCAGGTTGTTTACGTTAAGGGAAAGATTTCAAGCATTAAGGAAATCGATGCTACAAACTATGGCAACGCTACTTATTATATTTCCGACAATGGCTCTACAACCAATCAGTTCTACGTATACCGTGGCTATGCTTTGGGCAATGTGAAGTTTAAATCAGACAATGAGATTAAGGTTGGCGACGAAGTTATCGTTGCAGGTAAGCTCGTGAACTTCAACGGAACAAAGGAATTTACACAGGGCAACTACATCTATTCTTTGAATGGAAAGACAGCAGGCTCAACACCTTCCACAGCTCTCAACACAGAAGAAACAGCTTTCACGGTAGCTCAGGCAATTCAGAAGATTACAGAAAATGGCGGCAAGGCTCTGAGTGCTGAAGCTTATGTAAAGGGTGTTATCTCCAAGGTTGAGTTCTACAATGAGAAATACAAGAGTATCAGCTACTATATTACCGATGCAGGTGGCACCGATACACTTCAGATTTATTCAGGCAAGGGCTTGAACGGCGCAGACTTTAATGCTATTACAGACCTTTCAGTAGGCCAGACCGTTGTTGTAAAGGGTATCCTCAAGGCTTTCAACGGCAAGAACGAAATGGACAAAAACAATATCATTGTTTCTATCTCAAATCCGACCGCCCCAACAAGCGCAGCCCTGACAGCCTCATTCAGCGAAGGTATGGATGGATTCACAATCGTAGACCTCAAGGCAATCCCGGCAGAGCTCGGTGCAGTATGGAAGCACGATGCCAAATTCCATCAGATGAAGGCAACAGCTTTCAAGAGTCCGACAAGATATGAAACTCAGAGCCGTATCGTATCTCCAGCATTCAGCCTTGCAGGCCGTACTTCTGCCATATTGAAGTTCCAGCACGCAGCGAAATATTATGGTTCAATGGCACCAACTGACGCTGCCAAAGTCTATGCTTCAACAGACGGTACAAACTGGACAGCATTGCCAATCAGCGCAATGCCGGCAGGTACCGACTGGAACTTTATCGACGCTACTTGCGATATGGCAGCATTTGCAGGCAAGAGCACGGTTTATATTGCATTCGAGTACAACAGTACAACCACCGATGCTTGTACTTGGGAAATCAAGAACGTTACAGTAGAGTAA
- a CDS encoding uracil-DNA glycosylase family protein, with translation MQEIETHPFEPWLPKTAKLLMLGTFPPASKRWCMPWYYPNFTNDMWRIFGIIFFGNKFHFVDQENKTYKLNLLKPFLEKQGIALFDTAQRIRRTTGTASDKDLEIVEPADLDGMLRALPECRAVLAAGQLATKIFTEHYCIDAKNLKMGEYVEFEFEGRTIRLYRQPSSSRAYPMKVEKKAEYYEQMFKEINIL, from the coding sequence ATGCAAGAAATAGAAACGCATCCCTTTGAGCCTTGGCTGCCAAAAACAGCCAAGCTGTTAATGTTAGGTACGTTTCCACCGGCGTCCAAACGCTGGTGTATGCCGTGGTATTATCCAAACTTCACTAACGATATGTGGCGCATCTTTGGGATAATTTTCTTCGGCAACAAGTTCCATTTTGTCGATCAGGAGAATAAAACCTACAAGTTAAATCTCCTGAAACCTTTTCTGGAGAAGCAGGGAATAGCCCTGTTTGATACTGCACAGCGTATCCGGCGTACCACAGGGACGGCTTCAGACAAGGATCTTGAAATTGTGGAGCCGGCTGATTTGGATGGAATGTTGCGAGCCTTGCCTGAATGCAGGGCCGTGTTGGCGGCAGGTCAGTTGGCAACTAAAATATTTACAGAGCATTACTGTATCGATGCCAAGAATTTAAAGATGGGTGAATACGTGGAATTTGAATTTGAAGGCAGGACAATAAGACTCTATCGCCAACCGAGCAGCAGCCGTGCCTATCCTATGAAGGTGGAGAAAAAGGCAGAATACTACGAACAGATGTTCAAGGAAATAAATATATTGTAG
- a CDS encoding DUF5020 family protein, with translation MKKIFSLAIFSIAAFLSAQAQNVQLHYDLGRSLYNDLDSRPSVTTTVEMYKPDNWGSTFLFTDIDYKNDGDVGAYWEIAREFNVSKDKRWAAHVEYNGGLTTGEIPGGYYGNRFQHSVLLGGAWNWASKDFSKTFSVQLMYKYNFKNGHTGARPFNGFQLTEVWGTTFAKGLCTFTGFCDLWYDPTVNGKLVLVSEPQFWFNLNTLKGMKNVNLSLGTEVEISNNFVWNNKGQNNKFYAIPTIAAKWTF, from the coding sequence ATGAAAAAAATCTTTTCCCTCGCTATCTTTTCGATAGCAGCTTTTTTGAGTGCTCAGGCACAGAACGTTCAACTTCATTACGACCTTGGACGCAGTCTCTACAACGATTTGGACAGCCGTCCGTCAGTTACTACTACCGTGGAAATGTATAAACCAGACAACTGGGGTTCTACTTTTCTCTTTACCGATATCGACTACAAGAATGATGGCGACGTAGGTGCATATTGGGAGATTGCACGCGAATTCAATGTTTCAAAAGACAAGCGTTGGGCAGCACACGTTGAGTATAATGGAGGTCTTACCACCGGCGAGATTCCGGGTGGCTATTATGGCAATCGTTTTCAGCATTCCGTTCTTCTTGGTGGTGCGTGGAACTGGGCTTCCAAAGACTTCTCAAAAACATTCAGCGTTCAGTTGATGTATAAGTATAATTTCAAGAATGGGCACACAGGTGCCCGTCCGTTCAATGGTTTCCAACTTACGGAGGTTTGGGGAACAACCTTTGCAAAGGGACTCTGCACATTCACAGGTTTCTGCGACTTGTGGTATGACCCGACAGTAAACGGTAAACTCGTCTTAGTTTCCGAACCACAGTTCTGGTTCAACCTCAATACGCTGAAGGGAATGAAGAATGTAAACCTTTCATTGGGTACGGAAGTTGAAATCAGCAACAACTTTGTTTGGAACAATAAAGGACAAAACAATAAGTTCTATGCCATTCCGACGATTGCAGCTAAATGGACGTTCTAA
- a CDS encoding type B 50S ribosomal protein L31, with protein sequence MKQGIHPENYRPVVFKDMSNGDMFLSQSTCKTSETVEFEGETYPVVKIEISSTSHPFYTGKSKLVDTAGRVDRFMNRYGKLKK encoded by the coding sequence ATGAAACAAGGTATTCATCCAGAAAACTATCGCCCCGTCGTATTTAAGGATATGTCCAACGGCGATATGTTCCTTTCACAGTCTACTTGCAAAACATCTGAAACAGTAGAATTTGAAGGCGAAACTTACCCAGTGGTTAAAATCGAAATCTCCAGCACCTCTCACCCATTCTATACTGGTAAGAGCAAGCTCGTGGATACAGCAGGTCGTGTTGACCGCTTCATGAACCGTTACGGTAAGTTGAAGAAGTAA
- a CDS encoding DUF5689 domain-containing protein, with protein sequence MMKIKFLIMAAVCALFASCMGDSYAETDKSVLPYGNNDLTETNVVSIAELKKMFATEIATSYGFKKVDNDLKIKGIVTSTDVEGNVYNEVALQDETGAIIISVAQNGIYGYLPVGTEVLVDLKDLYVGNYGLQPQIGVPSMNAAGTTTSIGRISRATWDKHYKILSTGHDVQPEVFADGAAATTWNLNEDAGKLGVIKNVTLKSSSPVVDSTYANAKGGAGSVKWYFKEQNSNVFLYNSNYADFANAKIPNGKVDITGIIKRFNNQWEIIIRTLDDIKPAAPEAKAIYANSMAVEPTDWTYDQGTLDPAISYVWKWASAAYGMKASAYVGGARYETHARVTSPQIDLTGVTHAALSFDQAARYFSDFNSELKVQVSTDKTNWKDLTLDQVPTGADWNFITSKADLTPYCGSKVYISFYYNSTTTTAATWEFKNVEVK encoded by the coding sequence ATGATGAAAATAAAATTTTTGATAATGGCAGCCGTTTGCGCGCTTTTCGCTTCCTGTATGGGCGACAGCTACGCAGAGACTGACAAGTCTGTGTTGCCATACGGAAACAATGACTTAACTGAAACAAATGTAGTAAGCATTGCAGAACTGAAGAAAATGTTCGCAACTGAAATTGCTACTTCATACGGTTTTAAGAAAGTTGATAATGATTTGAAGATTAAGGGTATCGTTACAAGTACCGATGTAGAGGGCAATGTCTATAATGAAGTTGCCTTGCAGGACGAGACTGGTGCAATTATCATTTCCGTAGCACAGAATGGTATATACGGTTATCTCCCAGTCGGGACAGAAGTTCTCGTAGACCTTAAAGACCTTTACGTAGGTAACTACGGTCTTCAGCCACAAATTGGTGTTCCAAGTATGAATGCTGCTGGAACAACTACAAGTATTGGGCGCATCAGCCGTGCAACTTGGGACAAGCACTATAAGATTCTTTCAACAGGACACGATGTGCAGCCGGAAGTATTTGCCGACGGTGCAGCAGCTACAACTTGGAATCTCAACGAAGATGCCGGCAAACTCGGTGTCATCAAGAACGTAACACTCAAGAGCAGCAGCCCGGTAGTGGATTCCACCTATGCCAATGCAAAAGGTGGTGCCGGAAGTGTGAAGTGGTATTTCAAGGAGCAGAACTCTAATGTATTCCTCTACAACAGCAACTACGCCGACTTTGCAAACGCAAAGATTCCTAATGGCAAGGTTGATATTACAGGTATTATCAAAAGATTCAACAACCAGTGGGAAATCATCATCCGTACACTTGATGATATAAAGCCTGCCGCTCCTGAAGCGAAAGCCATCTACGCTAACTCAATGGCAGTAGAACCAACCGACTGGACTTACGACCAAGGAACATTAGACCCTGCTATCAGCTATGTATGGAAGTGGGCATCGGCTGCTTACGGAATGAAGGCATCGGCTTATGTTGGTGGCGCACGTTACGAAACTCACGCTCGTGTAACCTCTCCACAAATCGACCTTACAGGCGTAACTCACGCAGCATTGTCCTTTGATCAGGCAGCACGCTATTTCAGCGACTTCAATTCAGAACTCAAGGTTCAGGTTTCAACCGACAAAACCAACTGGAAAGACCTCACTTTGGATCAAGTACCTACGGGTGCAGACTGGAACTTTATCACAAGTAAAGCCGATTTGACTCCATATTGTGGCAGCAAGGTTTATATTTCATTCTACTATAACAGTACAACGACAACTGCTGCTACGTGGGAATTTAAGAACGTTGAAGTTAAATAA
- the udk gene encoding uridine kinase, which yields MDDKITIIGIAGGTGSGKSTVVRKIVEALPPHYVAVVPLDSYYNDTTDLTHEERKAINFDHPDAFDWKLLTKHINDLRNDIAIEQPTYSYILSNRLPETIHVEPKPVIIIEGIMTLINKKLRDIMDLKIYVDCDPDERLIRNIQRDIIDRGRTVSMVVDRYLKVLKPMHEQFIEPTKRFADLIIPQGGENAKGIGILCKYIEGLVPHL from the coding sequence ATGGACGATAAAATTACTATCATAGGCATTGCCGGAGGCACTGGTTCGGGAAAGTCTACCGTGGTGAGAAAGATTGTTGAGGCTCTGCCTCCTCACTATGTTGCCGTAGTGCCTTTGGATTCATATTATAACGATACGACGGATTTGACGCACGAAGAGCGCAAGGCCATCAATTTCGACCATCCTGATGCGTTTGACTGGAAATTGCTCACAAAGCATATCAACGATCTTCGCAATGATATCGCCATAGAACAGCCTACATACAGCTATATTCTCAGCAATCGTTTGCCGGAAACAATTCACGTCGAGCCCAAGCCGGTAATTATAATCGAAGGTATTATGACGCTGATAAATAAGAAGTTGCGCGATATTATGGATTTGAAGATTTACGTGGATTGCGATCCTGATGAACGTTTGATTCGCAATATTCAGCGCGATATTATCGACCGTGGCCGCACGGTATCTATGGTAGTAGACCGTTATCTCAAAGTTTTGAAGCCAATGCACGAACAGTTCATTGAACCGACAAAGCGTTTTGCTGACCTTATCATTCCACAAGGAGGCGAGAATGCAAAGGGAATCGGTATTCTATGTAAATATATCGAGGGTTTGGTTCCTCACTTATAG
- the trmD gene encoding tRNA (guanosine(37)-N1)-methyltransferase TrmD, with protein MRIDIITVLPEMLEGFVHESILARAEKRGLAEVRLHNLRDYSQNKWRRVDDYPFGGQAGMVMQIEPIDRCISALKEERDYDEVIFTSPDGEQFNQKIANELSLGGNLIILAGHYKGIDQRVRDHLITREISVGDFVLTGGELPAAIVADAVIRIVPGVIGDEQSALSDCFQDDMLSAPIYTRPRSYKGWDVPEILLSGNEAKIKQWEFDQAMERTRRLRPDLLKE; from the coding sequence ATGAGAATAGACATTATCACAGTTTTGCCGGAAATGCTCGAAGGTTTTGTTCACGAGAGTATTTTGGCGAGGGCTGAAAAACGAGGATTGGCAGAAGTTCGCCTGCATAATTTACGCGATTATTCACAAAACAAGTGGCGTCGCGTAGACGATTATCCCTTTGGTGGTCAGGCGGGAATGGTTATGCAGATAGAGCCTATCGACCGTTGCATCAGTGCCCTGAAGGAGGAAAGAGATTATGACGAAGTTATCTTTACTTCGCCGGATGGCGAACAGTTCAATCAGAAGATAGCCAACGAACTTTCGCTGGGAGGAAATCTCATAATACTCGCAGGGCACTATAAGGGCATCGACCAACGTGTTCGCGACCATCTCATTACGCGTGAGATTTCGGTAGGCGATTTCGTGCTGACCGGTGGAGAACTTCCGGCTGCCATCGTTGCAGACGCCGTAATACGCATTGTTCCCGGCGTGATAGGCGACGAGCAAAGTGCATTGTCAGATTGCTTTCAAGACGATATGCTTTCGGCTCCTATCTACACGCGTCCACGCAGCTACAAGGGATGGGATGTGCCTGAAATCCTGCTAAGTGGAAATGAAGCAAAAATCAAGCAATGGGAATTTGATCAGGCAATGGAGCGCACAAGGCGTTTGCGTCCCGATCTCTTGAAAGAATGA